From Anopheles darlingi chromosome 2, idAnoDarlMG_H_01, whole genome shotgun sequence, the proteins below share one genomic window:
- the LOC125952863 gene encoding uncharacterized protein DDB_G0271670, with the protein SSSSSSSSSSSSSSSSSSSSSSSSSSSSSSSSSSSSSSSSSSSSSSSSSSSSSSSSSSSSSSSSSSSSSSSSSSSSSSSSSSSSSSSSSSSSSSSSSSSSSSSSSSSSSSSSSSSSSSSSSSSSSSSSSSSSSSSSSSSSSSSSSSSSSSSSSSSSSSSSSSSSSSSSSSSSSSSSSSSSSSSSSSSSSSSSSSSSSSSSSSSSSSSSSSSSSSSSSSSSSSSSSSSSSSSSSSSSSSSSSSSSSSSSSSSSSSSSSSSSSSSSSSSSSSSSSSSSSSSSSSSSSSSSSSSSSSSSSSSSSSSSSSSS; encoded by the coding sequence tcatcatcatcatcatcatcatcatcatcatcatcatcatcatcatcatcatcatcatcatcatcatcatcatcatcatcatcatcatcatcatcatcatcatcatcatcatcatcatcatcatcatcatcatcatcatcatcatcatcatcatcatcatcatcatcatcatcatcatcatcatcatcatcatcatcatcatcatcatcatcatcatcatcatcatcatcatcatcatcatcatcatcatcatcatcatcatcatcatcatcatcatcatcatcatcatcatcatcatcatcatcatcatcatcatcatcatcatcatcatcatcatcatcatcatcatcatcatcatcatcatcatcatcatcatcatcatcatcatcatcatcatcatcatcatcatcatcatcatcatcatcatcatcatcatcatcatcatcatcatcatcatcatcatcatcatcatcatcatcatcatcatcatcatcatcatcatcatcatcatcatcatcatcatcatcatcatcatcatcatcatcatcatcatcatcatcatcatcatcatcatcatcatcatcatcatcatcatcatcatcatcatcatcatcatcatcatcatcatcatcatcatcatcatcatcatcatcatcatcatcatcatcatcatcatcatcatcatcatcatcatcatcatcatcatcatcatcatcatcatcatcatcatcatcatcatcatcatcatcatcatcatcatcatcatcatcatcatcatcatcatcatcatcatcatcatcatcatcatcatcatcatcatcatcatcatcatcatcatcatcatcatcatcatcatcatcatcatcatcatcatcatcatcatcatcatcatcatcatcatcatcatcatcatcatcatcatca